One Candidatus Woesearchaeota archaeon genomic window, AGGGGATGCATGTGGAAATAAAGTTTAAATATTAGTTAAGTTGAAAGCTAGAAAGTATGACAAAAAAAAGTTTATCGGGTTTCTTTGAAGATTATTTAAAAAAAGAATCTTTGCTTGTTGATAAGAAGGCATTGCAAGCTAATTATACGCCAGATACCATTCCTCATAGAGGAGATCAGATAAAACAGATAGCCGGAATAATTGCACCTGCATTGAAACTGGAAAAACCATCTAATCTTTTTATTTATGGTAAGACCGGGACAGGAAAAACTTTAAGTGTTAAGCATGTTATTAATGAAATAAAAGAAATTGTTGCTGAAAAAAAGATCCCCTTACAAACTCATTATCTTAATTGCAAGATGAAAAGAGTCGCAGATACAGAATATAGATTGATGGCACAACTTGCAAGTGCTTTTGGTAAGGATGTTCCTGCAACTGGATTGCCTACTGATGAGATTTATAGAATTTTTATTGAAGCGATAGATAAAGAAAAGCAATTAGTGATTTTAATTTTGGATGAAATAGATCAACTTGTTAAAAAAGCAGGTGATGAGATACTCTATAATATTACTAGAATTAATTCTGAGTTGAAAAATTCTGAAGTTGCTTTTATTGGAATAAGTAATGATTTATTATTTACAGATAACTTAGATCCAAGAGTTAAAAGTAGTTTGAGTGAAGAAGAAATAAATTTTCCGCCGTATAACGCAATTCAATTACAAGATATTTTGAGGACAAGAGCAAAAGTTGCTTTCAGAGACGGAGTTTTACAAGATGGTGTTATTGAAAAGTGTGCAGCTTATGCAGCAAGAGAGCACGGTGATGCACGGAGAGCATTAGAATTATTGAGGGTTGCAGGCGAATTAGCAGAGAGAGAAAATGTGAATATAGTTTCTTTAAAATATCTTGATGCAGCAGAAGATAAAATTGAAAAAGACATGGTGTCTGAAGTTTTGAGTAGTCAACCAAAGCAAGTTCAAATGGCTTTGTATGCCATATTACTTCTTACACAAGATAATCAAAAAACTTTGTATACAGG contains:
- a CDS encoding ORC1-type DNA replication protein, translating into MTKKSLSGFFEDYLKKESLLVDKKALQANYTPDTIPHRGDQIKQIAGIIAPALKLEKPSNLFIYGKTGTGKTLSVKHVINEIKEIVAEKKIPLQTHYLNCKMKRVADTEYRLMAQLASAFGKDVPATGLPTDEIYRIFIEAIDKEKQLVILILDEIDQLVKKAGDEILYNITRINSELKNSEVAFIGISNDLLFTDNLDPRVKSSLSEEEINFPPYNAIQLQDILRTRAKVAFRDGVLQDGVIEKCAAYAAREHGDARRALELLRVAGELAERENVNIVSLKYLDAAEDKIEKDMVSEVLSSQPKQVQMALYAILLLTQDNQKTLYTGDVFEVYKGNCKNAGLKPLTQRRISDILGELDMFGIIHARVISKGRYGRTRQISLAVPPSTIPEINEVLKEGLGL